The genomic region aggtcatgggttgtatagttcttctcgtggatcttgagctgccGAGATgcgtaagtgtcacaccccgatatttccacgtattatcGGTGGGCCCgggggggagtatcgtgacgtagttgatatcatcatagtcaaacaacacaaataataaatgcacaacggaagcaaaagatagattcatttcaattgaataaaattgtaatattaagtatcacaagatagttgaaatagatccacaggtggatcaattaaaaaggaaaactgttcaacagactttgacatctagaacttgcgagacttgattattgatgcctaGAGTAGCCAGCCTAtcacgtatagtacctgcacttagcctttttggaaaatacgtcagtttacactggtaaatacaacttaactgactcattttgaaaatgttttaagaaaattgatttgaatgcacttaggcaaaaatatcttttataacttgggacaattaaaaaataatcttgtatacagttttacttatttgtcgtccatcagggccggtttgtagggccggtctagattaactgacacgccacaggtataatacccacaaggtcgattcctttaagtgggctaccagtttttacatatgcagctgtcaggtgtacgcctacaccccgtgcttaggtcgtggccatttctttgaatgatgccaaggatatctgggacatggtcatttaacccccaaggccatacaccaaataatacatattaaacgGGTCATGTAAATACATAAATCACAATCCGATATAAATaactacacacccgaccaagcggtacttttatagtaccgtaccccaagcccgtatagggaaaataagttaagagtatttacctgatcaaagtataaatcaaatacatcaagtgcacgtagcttttactgggctcctaatctggaacgaaggtttttagtaacctattagaatcctaacgggtctttaattaagcttagacttagaccggttagttttcaaaaggaagatacggttcaaacgcatgataaagcgaagaccggtttagaatgtggttttgacccgaaaagCTTGTatcttgtttaatatgggtaacataaacACATTCTGTATTTTGAGGCAATAACAATAtggtttaacccgtttcggctaataaatgcaaactagttacataagccgatccgaatgcgaaaagtgcgtaacgagtaaccataagagtcatatacaagtttcctaagttaatatgccttaaatatgttgtgacatcagtaagatatcttctattatgctccatatgaatttaaactcaaattatgcccccgtaagggcattttggtcatttaaaaggttataaaagagtttaaatataattatgagttttgggtctgatgtaatcagtaaaaatacttaatttaataagttatatcagtagggtattacctatatgtgaaatttatcatttctaaccatactatgcaccgaaggggcattttggtaatttcacctaaggtttaaaggtcaaatctggaaatctgaatttaaaacttttgcttactgctaaagtataaaaatttacttaaaatatcagtaggtatcaagtcttatatatctaaaatGGTTTTATTACATACCATGCGttaaaaaacgcttaaaaaggcgatttggagccatttccgggttttcaaaggaaagctgatatttttattcttccagaaggctcaaaataatttatttatcatattagatcagtagaaaaggGTTTGGTAccaaaaggtttggtaaaactcattttatagcctaaaatagggatggcaatcaaacccgaacccgctgggtaaacccgaaacccgacacatttgggacgggtttggggtcgaTTAATCGGGTTTGgaaatagtttttatttttttcgcgggtttgggacgggtttgggatttagtgatatacccgtttacccgacccaattacccgataaagtgtacccgtttacccgatataatttcttttatattattaaatatgtatatacatgatacatccattttctacacatataggtattctattccgtatacattatagttatttgatatatatttttagagttaaatgcttggttggtccctgtggtttacaaaaatttcatacttggtcctagtggtttactaattacacgcgtggtcccaaaagttgtcaaaaatgaactcggttggtccctaACCCTAACATCAGTTATATATCTCAGTTAAAACACCCTATGTGCTTAGCAcatgagggtaatttggtcatttaagcTCCTTCTTCTTCCCACCCACCCCACCCCTTCTTCTTCCCCAAATCACCACCACGATCTCAGCTCCTCCCCCTaatacccaccaccaccaccaaatccCCAAATTCTTCATCAGGGGGCGATTTTGTAAAATACTCTGATTCTTCAACCCTGGCCCCCAAAAGTAGGAACGGGAACTTTAATTTGATCAAGACTGCTTCGATAGTATCAGCTTCGGCCATTTTTTTGGTTCTTCTAGCGCTGATTGCTCTTTACTTCTGTACCCGAAGGCGGCCCAAGTCTGTGGCCAACGAGTTGACTCAAAAGGAAGTTACTCTTTTTATCAATATCGGGCTCCGGTTGAATTTTGATAGCGTGATACAGGCAACTGGTCACTTCAATGCTAGCAATTGTATCGGAAGCGGTGGATTTGGGGCAACGTATAAAGCCGAGATCTCCCCGGGGTTCCTGGTGGTGAAAAAACGATTGGCGGTAGGACGGTTTCAAGGTGTACAACAATTCGAAGCTGAGATCAGAACGTTAGGGCGGCACCGCCGCCGGAATCTTGTGACACTTATCGGATATCACGCTAGTGAAACGGAAATGTTCCTAATCTATAACTACCTACCCGGTGGAAACTTGGAAAGATTCATTCAAGAACGATCGATGATAGCCGTTGATTGACGGGTTCTTCACAAGATCGCATTGGATGTCGCTCGTGCACTTGCGTATCTCCATAATCAATGCGTTCCGCGTGTTCTTCAGGGGGAGGAGCTGAGATCGTGGTGGTGGTTTGGGGAAGAAGGAgcttaaatgaccaaattaccctcatgTGCCAAGCACATGGGGTGTtttaactgagatatttaactgatgttagggctagggaccaaccgagttcatttttaacaacttttgggaccacgcgtgtaattagtaaaccactaggaccaagtatgaaatttttgcaaactacagggaccaaccaagcatttaactcatatttttataatgacaatacaaaatgtaaccggaTAGTAGTTACCTGATAGATACCCAATaggttttgagatgagtataaccaacgagtaatctttttaaattaacgggtttacccaaaacccgcgggtatacccgatacccgatgggtattgttggtgcagttgtctgtcgactacatcttcgttcgagtcttaggatagggctgattgtatagtgaacggtAAACGAGAAATCATGTAATGTTGAGAACCGCTTATAGGGTATATAGGGTGGATCGCTTGTGTGGTCATCATGTTGGATCGCTCATCTGGTAGTCatgtggatcgctcatatggacttgtccatatgagcggcccaagactcctatatatagggtcCAAATGAGCGGTTCAAGTAGTCGTGTGTGTGTTTTCGAAGGTGTAAAGGCAAATCCCTGTCCGATTGTCTCCACGTGCATGTAATCTGATatataatcaataaaggagacgttaaagtgtgaaatcaagctttacaaagactaattcaatgaattccgcctcgggattagtctaagtgctcttctgaacgactcgtgaggtcagcaatcgatcctacatgtggtatcagagctcaggaggaagagttcttgctgtttagctcgatttttgctcgataattctcacttctacaccttctttttctgattcgggaagatttcacggtcgaaatttactgaaaatctcagggattgtgcgcaatagtaccgtgacaaaccctagaaagtttcggatcaaaattcgaagtttaagtGGGTTAAAATTGAATTCAAAAGTTGGATCGCGTTTCTGATTTGTACTGGACCGCTCGAAATTGACTGTATTTGGATCGCTGATCTGTACATTTGAGAACCGCTTATCCGATCGGTTGACTTGGACCGCTCGAAATTAATTAGTTGAATCGCTCATCCGGATGTGTTTTGGATCGCTTATTCAGTCTAACTAccttggaccgctccaaagtgTTGTGGACCGCCCATACGAACATTCTTGAATCGCTTATTCGGACcatcttgaaccgctcgaacagacTTCATCTGGACCGCTTATACTGACTGTGCTTGAATCGCTTATTTGGTCTGGATTGTTTGGTTCATTCATTCGATTCACTGATTCGGACA from Helianthus annuus cultivar XRQ/B chromosome 10, HanXRQr2.0-SUNRISE, whole genome shotgun sequence harbors:
- the LOC110882910 gene encoding LRR receptor-like serine/threonine-protein kinase RPK2, with translation MAGSEEVNSHPVGNRDDAKFLVTGAELKAIVNDVVAKALERQYTPSSSHPPHPFFFPKSPPRSQLLPLIPTTTTKSPNSSSGGDFVKYSDSSTLAPKSRNGNFNLIKTASIVSASAIFLVLLALIALYFCTRRRPKSVANELTQKEVTLFINIGLRLNFDSVIQATGHFNASNCIGSGGFGATYKAEISPGFLVVKKRLAVGRFQGVQQFEAEIRTLGRHRRRNLVTLIGYHASETEMFLIYNYLPGGNLERFIQERSMIAVD